Within Mycobacterium heckeshornense, the genomic segment CGAATCCGCCAAAGCCAACGCCGTCATGGTGTTGATCAAGCTCGGCGTGCTGCTGATGTTCGCTGCGATCGCGTTCAGCGCTTTCAAAACGGAACGCTTCGCCGACTTCGCACCGTTTGGTGTCTCAGGCATCAGCTTGGCTGCCGGCACGATCTTCTTTACCTACATCGGTCTTGACGCCGTCTCCACTGCCGGTGACGAAGTCAAAGATCCGCAGCACACCATGCCGCGGGCGATCATCGCGGCCATGTTGATCGTGACGGGTTTCTATGTGCTTGTCGCGGTGGCCGCGATCGGCGGGCAACCGTGGCAGGCCTTCAAGGGTCAAGAGGCGGACCTCGCGGCAATCTTGGAGCACATCAGCGGAAATGTCTTCGGCAGCACAATTTTGGCTGTCGGCGCGGTGATCTCGATCTTCTCCGTCACTCTTGTGACGATTTACGGCCAGACACGCATCCTTTACGCGGTGGGACGTGACGGGCTGCTGCCGACGACGTTCGCAAAGGTCAATCCGCGCATGATGACACCGGTCAGCAACACCTTGATCGTCGCGGCCGTTTTGGCAATGTTGGCTGGCCTGGTGCCACTGGAGAACCTGGCAGAAATAGTGTCCATTGGCACCTTGACCGCGTTCATCGTGGTGTCGGTGGGAGTGATCATCCTGCGCGTCCGCGCGCCGGACTTGCCCCGCGGTTTCAGGGTGCCCGGGTACCCGATCACGCCGATCTTGTCAGTGGCGTCGTGCGTTTATATCTTG encodes:
- a CDS encoding APC family permease, which gives rise to MPTPALSLAQQMLRRRPVSGAPVAPGASDHLRRSLGTFQLTMFGVGSTVGTGIFVILSVSVPQAGPAVVLSFVLAGIAAGLTAICYAELASAVPVSGSAYSYSYAILGEFAAVGVAACLLLEYGVSTAAVAVGWSQYLNKLFSNIFGFRLPQAISAAPWDSDPGVVNLPAIVLVAMCAALLIRGVSESAKANAVMVLIKLGVLLMFAAIAFSAFKTERFADFAPFGVSGISLAAGTIFFTYIGLDAVSTAGDEVKDPQHTMPRAIIAAMLIVTGFYVLVAVAAIGGQPWQAFKGQEADLAAILEHISGNVFGSTILAVGAVISIFSVTLVTIYGQTRILYAVGRDGLLPTTFAKVNPRMMTPVSNTLIVAAVLAMLAGLVPLENLAEIVSIGTLTAFIVVSVGVIILRVRAPDLPRGFRVPGYPITPILSVASCVYILSGLHWYTWIGFSVWLVVALIFYLLWGRRHSALNDDINDEIATVLPVEDIATPNS